In a single window of the Etheostoma spectabile isolate EspeVRDwgs_2016 chromosome 3, UIUC_Espe_1.0, whole genome shotgun sequence genome:
- the LOC116675403 gene encoding solute carrier family 25 member 36-A, translating into MSQRDTLVHLFAGGCGGTVGAILTCPLEVVKTRLQSSSITLYVSEVQLSTVNAASVARVSPPGPLHCLKLILEKEGPRSLFRGLGPNLVGVAPSRAIYFAAYSSAKEKLNGVLEPDSTQVHMLSAGMAGFTAITATNPIWLIKTRLQLDARNRGEQRMSAFQCMRRVYQTDGLRGFYRGMSASYAGISETVIHFVIYENIKRRLLEAKAPQNMDEEEETSKDASDFIGMMLAAATSKTCATSIAYPHEVIRTRLREEGTKYNSFFQTLTTVPKEEGYRALYRGLTTHLVRQIPNTAIMMCTYELVVYLLNG; encoded by the exons ATGAGTCAAAGAGATACCTTGGTTCATCTGTTTGCTGGAGG ATGTGGGGGCACGGTAGGAGCCATATTGACTTGTCCACTGGAAGTAGTGAAGACCCGTTTGCAGTCATCCTCCATCACCCTCTATGTGTCTGAAGTTCAGCTGAGTACTGTCAACGCGGCCAGTGTGGCCCGCGTGTCTCCGCCAGGCCCCCTGCACTGCCTCAA GTTGATATTGGAGAAAGAAGGGCCTCGCTCTCTCTTCAGGGGTTTGGGGCCAAACTTGGTGGGTGTGGCACCATCCAG AGCAATCTATTTTGCTGCTTACTCCTCTGCCAAAGAGAAACTGAACGGTGTTCTGGAACCCGACTCCACGCAGGTGCACATGCTGTCGGCTGGAATGGCAG GTTTTACAGCCATCACAGCAACCAATCCAATATGGCTCATAAAGACCCGTCTACAACTAGATGCTAG GAATCGTGGCGAGCAAAGGATGAGTGCATTTCAGTGCATGCGGCGGGTGTATCAGACAGATGGCCTGCGTGGCTTTTACAGGGGTATGTCGGCATCCTACGCCGGTATCTCAGAGACTGTGATCCACTTTGTGATCTATGAAAACATCAAACGTCGCCTCTTAGAGGCCAAGGCGCCGCAGAACATGGACGAGGAAGAAGAGACGTCCAAAGATGCTTCCGACTTTATCGGGATGATGCTTGCTGCTGCCACCTCCAAGACCTGTGCCACGTCTATCGCTTATCCCCATG AAGTGATCCGCACCAGGCTACGTGAGGAGGGCACCAAGTATAACTCCTTTTTCCAGACTCTGACAACAGTGCCCAAAGAGGAGGGCTACCGCGCCCTGTACCGCGGCCTCACCACGCACCTGGTACGACAGATCCCCAACACCGCCATCATGATGTGCACCTACGAGTTGGTTGTCTACCTCCTAAATGGTTAA